CCGAAGAGTGTGAAATACTTGATAAGATGGCAGATActtcttcggcatggcaaagtcgAGCTAATGTGCCACAAGGCGATCCCAATGTTATTCACCTACACAAGGAGCTCCATGACCATGGCCAAGCAATATCTGAGTTGACTACTACCATGAACTAATTGGCCAAGgctcagttgcaacaagttcaagggccaaaacaagtgaatgccatggaaggAGTGAATATGATGATCAATAAGAGAAGGCAATGAGGTCAACAAGTTCAAAACAATCCGGACCAATTTGAGCAAAGTGGTAATGAGTACAATCAAGATGATTcatatgatgatcaaagtgaagaagttcaatatgtgaacaattatcagAGTCAACGGGGCAATGCTCCGAATCAACAACAGTGGAGATCATAAGGAAATTGGAatagtagcaacaacaacaatcaaaattggggtaactaaggaaaccaaggaaattggggtggcaataataataataattggggAGGCAATAACAATCAATAGGGTTAGAACAACAATAATCAAGGGAATCGGGGGCCGGAATTTCAAAGGCCtctgatgtatcaacaaccaaacaaccccccTCCATATCCATCACAAGGTCCTAGCTCTTCCAACAATGAGGTGGGGCGGATTGAGAGaatgtttgagcaaatgatgaagaaaaacGCCGACTCCGGTGCCCAATTGGCCTCCTACAACACTTCTATTTGCACTTGGAAGTTcaacttggccaaatttctcaagctttgaatactctccctaagtggtcactaccaagtgatacggtagtaaacccgaagggtgggaacaatacggGCCACGCTATGGCGGTGACTACAAGAAGTGGTAGAGGTGAAGTCACTAGTACCTCTAATCCAAGAAAGGTTGTGagtgatgatgtgttggtgcaagaTGATGATGAGTAAAGCAATGATGTGCAAGTGAATGATGAGAATATGAATGATAAAGTGAGGATAGACATTGATGACAATATGGAGGAGACACAAAAtaatgtgaacccatctagggaacatgtGATAGACATATCGGAAACGGTAGTGCCCAAAGCCAAGCCTCCACTATATCCTCAAAGTCTCACAAAGCAAAACAATGAGAACCAGTTCAAGaaatttattgatatgatgaaaagtttgtccataaatgtgcctttggttgaAACTCTAGAACAAATTCCGAGATATGCcaagttcatgaaggacttggtaacaaagaagagatcAATGAACTGTGAAACAATCAAAatgacacatcaagtgagtgcTATTGTACACTCTATGGCTCCAAAGTTAGAAGACCCCGGTGCCTTTACAATCCCATGCACTATTGGTAGTACAGATTTTGCCAAAGCTttgtgtgatttgggggcaagtattaACTTGATGCCCTATTCTATGTTCAAGACATTGGAGATTGGGCAACCAAGGCCCACatccatgaggttgcaaatggcaaATACGACAATGAAGAGTCCATTGGGGATAATTGATGATGTGCTAGTTCGGGTCGACAAGTTCATACTTCATGTAGATTTTGTGACACTTAACTGTGAGGTTGACTATGAGGTGCCAATCATATtgggagacctttcctagctataGGGAagaccttagttgatgtggaagcaaggGATCTCACCTTTCGGGTGATGAAAATATTGTGTTCTATGTTTGCAAGTCAATGAGGCAGCCTAATAGCAACGAAGTGTGTTCGTTTATGGATCTTGTGATCGAAGTGATTGTTGAAGACACAAGTGCCGTGATTAATGTGGAAGACCCATTGGAAGACCATTTTAGGAAGCTCAACAAAGTGACTCAAAAAGACCATTTTCCGCTTCTATTTCTTGATCAAATGTTGGATAGGTTAATCGGACGTGCTTATTATTGCTTCTTAGATGGGTATTTCGGGTATAACCATATTCTTATTGCACCtaaagaccaagagaagaccaccttcacttgtctGTATGGCACATTTGCATTCTTAAGGATGTCATTTGGTCTATATAATGCACCGACTACTTTTCAGCTGTGTATGATGGCAATATTCACGGATATGGTGGAGGACTTCctcgaggttttcatggatgGTTTCTCTATTGTGGGGGATTATTTTTATAAGTGTTTGAATAATCTTGACAAAGTCTTGGCACGTTATGAAGAGACCAATttggttcttaattgggagaagtgtcactttTGGTTGAGGATGACATTGTCCTCTGCCATAAGATCTCCAAAAATGGTATTGAAGTggataaagaaaaaattaaagtgatatcaaaactccctcctcctacttcagtcaaaggagtgaggagcttTCTAGGGCATGCAGGGTTTTACCGTcggttcatcaaagatttctcaAAGGTGGTGAACCTTATGCAAGTTGATGGAAAAAGATGCAAAATTTGTGTTCAATGATGATTGTATGAAGGCTTTTGAGATACTCAAGTATAGGttgactaccactcccatcattaccacaccaaattggagcttaccatttgagctcatgtggcGATGTGGCGGTAGGAGCGGTATTGgggcaaagaatcaacaagatattccatctagtctactatgctagtaagactaTGAACGATGCCCAAGTTAACTATacagtgaccgagaaagaactcttAGCCATTTtatttgctatggaaaagttccaCACGTACCTCACGGGTACCAAAGTTATTGTTCACACCGATCATGCAGCGCTTCGCTATTTGATGAGTAAGAAGGACTCAAAGGTTAGATTGATGAGGTGGGTACTTCTTCTACAAGAGTTTGATCCTGAAATCATTGACCGAAAAaggagtgagaatcaagtggcagaccacttgtcccgtttggaagaggaggggaggccccatgatggccttgagatcaatgattcatttccggatgaacaactcctttccaTGTCTCCGGGATGCCTTAGTTTGCCGATGTGGATAACTATCTTGTGAGCGGAATTGTcccgaatgagttctcttcaaaccaaaggaagaagctcaaacgggactGCTTGAattattattgggacgagccatatcttttcaaaatttgcatcGATGGTGTTATCCGGAGATGTGttctagaagaagagcaattgggtattcttgaagcttgccattcctcaccctatggtggtcaccatggtggggaGAGAACTGCTAAAAGGTCTTAAgctgtggattctattggcccaccttgtaCAAAGATACTAGTGAGCTTGTTAAGCGATGTGATGATTGCCAAAGAGCCGGTGTGATTTCCAAGAAtaatgagatgcctctcaccaccatccttgagattgatattttttatgtatggggCATCGACTTTATGTGTCCATCTGTAAGTTCGTGTGGGAACACCTATATTCTTGTTGCTATGGATTACgtttccaaatgggttgaagctgtaGCTTTGCCTAAAAATGAAGCACGGAGTGTGGTGGCTTTCTTGAAGAAAAATATATTCACAAGGTTCGGCACCCCAAGGGCCATCATTAGTGatggggttctcatttttgcaacaaagccTTTGACACTTTActctccaagtatggtgtcactcacaagGTGTCAACCCCCTATCACCTCCAGGCAAGTGGACAggttgaggtctccaacagggagatcaagagtattcttTCCAAGACTGTTAATGCAAACTGGACTAATTGGTCAAGTAAACTTGACGATGCTTTATGGGCCTATAGAAcagcttacaagactccaattggtatgtctctgtatcgatTGGTATTTGGGAAAACATGTCAGCTCCCAGTGGAATTAGAGCATAAGTCCATGTGGGCGTTGAGGAAGTTGAACCTAGAGTGGGATGTAGCTACCAATCTTCGggtggagcaattgaatgaacttgataagTTCCGGTTCCATGCTTACTCCAGTTCATcattgtataaggacaagatgaagtacctacaTGAAATATATCTGGAACAAAGAATTCAAAGAAGGTGACCTTGTTCTTTTATTCAACTCTTGGTTACGGATGTTTCTAGGAAAGCTAAAGTCAAAATGGAGCGGTCCCTTTGAAGTGGTGCATGTAACTCCTtttggtgctctagatttgaaaaacaagaattGTGAGatctttagagtcaatgggcaccgAGTGAAGCACTACCTTGgtaaggttgatgatggccacgTTGTGGCGTTGATACATTTCAAGTgaatgatggtaacatgcgtcgtgccacgacgttaaatcaggtgcttcttgggaggcaacccatgtgtttttctttcttttgattttcttcttagattaggcattgttttggactaactggttgtgaagtGTATGTAGGAATTGATTGTGCAGTGCGGGAAATTGACAAGGAAAAATTTGGCTAAGTGATGAAATTTCGTGGACCGCGCTCAAAAATATGTGGACCGCGCAAGCACTTCGCGGTCGCACAAATTTGACCGTGCAACTGGTTTATGGAAAATGCCAACTCTCTAAAGTTGGCCTATCACAGTCCCTTCATTTTTCGCGGCCGCATTCATATTTTTTCAGACCGCATAAATTTGGCGGCCGCGATCAATATTTCGCAGACCACGGCAGTGTATTTGAAGCATCTCTACAAAAATGTAACGAGTGCGGATCACGATAAATGTTTGCGACCGCACTCAGGTGAGTTAGTGGGTCCTCTAGGTCTGAGTATAAATAGAGGCTTTTGAAACTTTTTACACTTACACACCGTAACTGTTCAAACTCGCCTAAAATCAACTGTGCATTCTTCTTGCTCTCATTCTCATCTCCCTCACTTCAAGTGTAAAATTCCCATATTATACAACTAGTATGTTAAATTCAATGGAttgctttattattttttcttttctctttgtttttcttttccttttttagttAGGATTGAATGCATGCCCTAACGACAAATTAATTCATTGTTGCTTAAATACGTGTGGGTACTGTTTGTATGCCTAGTGGGGGCTGGGGTTAGTAACTTTGAAAGTTTAATTGCTATAATTAGTGTAACTAGTGAAAACCCTAGTTATAGTTTCTTCAGTGCCGATTTCAATTGATTTTTGCGGCCGCAATCACtttttcgcggtccgcggtaGGGTATGCAGTCGTGTCCAAAACTTTGTTGTCCACGATACCCTAACTTCAAAGCACTGAGAATTGTTCAGCTCTCACAACTGCGGTCACTTTTCCGCGGTCTGTGGTTAGTCCTTCGCAGCCGCGACCAAGTTTTCGCGGTCTGCACTTCTTAATTTCAGAGAGCTTATAGTTTGCCTACGTGACCGAGTTTGCTTTTACGTGATCCACGATAGATCATTTGCGGCCGCGTTCCATTTTTGTGGTCTGCGTTTGATCAAGTACAGAGAGTCAATAGTCTGAGCCTGACCTCTTCGCAACCGCATTCACTTTTATGCGGTCCACGGTGAGCATTTCGCGGCCACTCTCACTTTTACGCGGTCTGCGGTGCCCTGTTCTGAGAAGCAATGTTGCATTTCATCTATATTTTGTTTAACACCAGGCACCAGCTTGAAGCCCTTTTCTGACTATATTTCACTGCTTGTATGCTGCAAACAATGGTCTGTTCCCAAGGTAGAGGAGATACATCCAAAGGGAGGGCACTTACCCCCAGCAGTTCAAAAGTCGATCGGCAAGTTAAGAGCCTCCATCAAAGCTGCGAATAGAGACACAGGCCATTCTAACACCAGTGAATATGTCCCTTCCTAGGAAGTTTCGAAAGGAGACTCTGTGCCAACACATGTCCCCACACAATTCTAGGGGAAATTTTATCTAGTTGATGAACCTACCTcctcttctgagtcgtctgatggctcagaGAAAGGTAGTGAGGCTTTGGCCCTATCTTCCCCACCTGCTACAATTTCGGCCTCACCAGTTGTCCCTATTACTGTCGATGATGATGACGAGGTCCCGGATGAAGGGAGAGAGGGTGATACCAATGTGGGAGAGTTGGCAAGGTCAAGAAAGCCCGAGGTGTGGGCTAGATTCGTGAGCAACATAGCTTATCTGAAGTTCCGAGAATGGTGGCACTAGAGGTCGCTCACCCTTGAGATAGAGTTCATAGAGAGAGACCTCCTTCCCCACCAATCCAAATGTGAAGAGTCAATTTGAGGAGAGAAAAGGGTGGAAGTTCTTCACCAGCAAAGTGCCGGATGCAAATGAATACCTTGTCAAAGAGTTCTATGCAAACGTTGCCTACATAAAAAAGGGCACCACATTGACAAAGGTCTGGAACTTAAAGATCCAGTTTGATGGCCACACTTTGAACGAATATTACAATTTTGAGGATGTGAAAGCCGTGCAATACTTGGAGAAGCTGGCACTAGATGAAGCAGCCCGTCCATGGCTAGCAGAGATATTAGCCCCAGGGACGACACCAGCATGGCTCACAACTGGAGTCCCAATAGCCAGAAACACCTTCAGCTTTGAACCAAAGGGTGGTCCACATTTGTGTGCAGCCGGCTGGACCTGTGTCAGCATGATAATGTCCTCCCACTCACCCGAGCTATCTTGATATATTCCATCATGGTGAGGTATCCAATCAATGTGGGGACCTCGTGTACTATCACATCACCAAGGCAGTTGGAAAAGAGGAAAGATCATCCCCCTACCCCAActtcctcactatgtatttcgAGACCAAGGAGTTGAGAAGAAGCATTATGACACAAAGGCAAAGCCTAAAAACCCTTCTCCTAGTATAGCCTCCAAGGACCGAACAACCCTAAAGTAAAGGGTAAAGTCGTTATCTCCACTGGCCAGTCTAAAAAGCCAAGGGTAGTAGCCACCGGGTTAGAGCCTTCCACAGCAAGGGGATCTTCAGCTGCCATGCCTCCTCTTTCATCTAGGTTATCCGTCACAGTGCCATTATCTGTGCCTTCATCTTCCACTTCCCCCAGACTGCACTGCGGGTTTCTCAGACATtatccagcatcaacaactggattaGGCAGCTACAACAAAGTTGTTTGTCTTATCCAGTGCAATAGCAGCACAGTCGGCCCCAACACAGCTTCAGGTACCTCCATCAGTGGAGGATTCAttgaaggagcttctggacaatcAGAAGACGATCCTAAAGACTTTGGATAAATAGGGAAAGGCTATCAAGGATCTAGGCAAGCaaatgaagaagatgatgaagacTCGGGCCTCAAAGAAGTCAGTAGAGCAGCTGAAGAAGGAGGTAGAGAGGTTTACTTCTGCTGGAGACATCCCACTGGATTTGCTCATAGAGGAGCAAGTCCCAGTAGCATAGGTAGCAGAGCATGAGGCACCAACAATTGGCATGTCTGAGGAGTCGGCTGCTACTACACATATTGCTGAGGAGATGATCCAGATGCTCCGCAACCACGTGGTCCCCCAGTCACAGGATTTTGAGATCCAGTTAGAGGACTCGGAGGGAGCTACTGATCCTATGCAGTCCGAGGATACCACTTATGTGCCTGACCCAATGCAGACCATATGGGGAGTTTCTTCACTCTCTAACTCTTTTCCTGATCTTATTTTGATATTAGCATTGACAACAATGCTATATTTTATTTGGGGGGTGGTCTATTTTGATTGGTGATGATTTGATGACATTGGTATGTAATAACTATGATACTATTTTTATttatctttactttattttcacttttggtatgtatatattcgtTACTTTTacattttggtatgtatatatttttaccatttgatgtatatattcattttcatTTATGTATATATTCGCTTTACTTCAAGTTTGTATATATTCAGTTTCATTTCCGTAgtttacttcataacttctttCGCAATTTTACTTCATAACTTCAAATTTCCTTTAGTAGTTTCTTTTTAAGTTGTTAGCTTCTTTTTAAGTTTATGTtgacaataagcctttggttttcttaatgtcatggttctttccaaatgtGGATGTTGAGTgaatcgggtggctcttcccgacgttggatggcgtgacaaccttcttaagggattgagtccgttttttatatgttttggtgtaaatagtagtaatgaataaaagtgtctctATCAGGCTTCACTTGAGCCTAGCACATTTAGCTTCAACCTTATAGTTAGAAACAAGTTGATTGGCAAAGAATAGTTCTAGtagtgacctttagactcttgtgttgactaaacaatcatcgagtggctTCTTGGAGCTATTTGTGATCCTCAATCTTAGCTAGGGTAGTTGTGGGCCCTCGAATATGTCCTTTTTAACAATCCAACAACTTGTGAggtattgaattgcaagtccaaagtctgtgccaataagtctagaacttgtccTGAATGTTTGtttaggcgaaattctaagtgtagatcgacttgagaaatgattgtaggctctctTTGATCCAATTCGAAACTTGAAAGCTTCTGTATCCTACcaatatgatatccctagtcaacccctttgagctgaagccctttttcttttaataaccaCGTTACAAGCCTTTATTTGTTCtataatgaccctctcttggcacccgatattTCCTTGGCATTCTTGATATACAAGtagcaaaagcataagtttgggagAGAGATGAGGAATGTAAAAGTGATAAAAGATacaagaacaaaaagaaatgaagaaaagggaatgcaaaagaaaagaaagaaaagccaaaaagtcaaaaagaaagtgaataagatAGAAAAGTGAAGGGATTCAATGAAAGCAATGATGAAAGGCATGGAAtgattagaaaaggagaaaaatgatcgtcatgagcaagaaagagtgaccgtgtgtctctctagttcccctaaggaagaagaaaatgactcaaagagtcaagaaagtatgagccgaaatgagaaaatCGAGTGCTTAAGGAGAGATGAAACCATCATATGCCAATAAGTCATACCttgatccaaaagccttcattacattcccgcaaagccctatatgattttgaattgagtgagc
This sequence is a window from Nicotiana sylvestris chromosome 3, ASM39365v2, whole genome shotgun sequence. Protein-coding genes within it:
- the LOC138888119 gene encoding uncharacterized protein — translated: MNDKVRIDIDDNMEETQNNVNPSREHVIDISETVVPKAKPPLYPQSLTKQNNENQFKKFIDMMKSLSINVPLVETLEQIPRYAKFMKDLVTKKRSMNCETIKMTHQVSAIVHSMAPKLEDPGAFTIPCTIGSTDFAKALCDLGASINLMPYSMFKTLEIGQPRPTSMRLQMANTTMKSPLGIIDDVLVRVDKFILHVDFVTLNCEVDYEVPIILGDLS